A part of Nitrospirota bacterium genomic DNA contains:
- the nuoK gene encoding NADH-quinone oxidoreductase subunit NuoK — protein MVPLSYYIVLSSVLFMLGVIGVLVRRNIVIILLSIEMMLNAANINFVAFSHYLHNIAGQVFVFFVLAVAASEVVIGLAIIIALYKNHHTINVDEINLMKW, from the coding sequence TTGGTTCCTTTATCATATTATATCGTGCTGTCCTCTGTGCTCTTCATGCTTGGCGTGATTGGAGTTTTGGTGAGGAGAAATATTGTGATTATTCTTCTATCCATCGAAATGATGCTCAATGCCGCCAACATTAATTTTGTTGCCTTTTCCCATTATCTACACAATATCGCCGGACAGGTTTTTGTCTTTTTTGTACTGGCTGTTGCGGCATCAGAAGTCGTAATCGGCCTTGCGATCATCATCGCATTATACAAGAATCACCACACGATTAATGTTGACGAAATTAACCTGATGAAATGGTAG